From Oncorhynchus masou masou isolate Uvic2021 unplaced genomic scaffold, UVic_Omas_1.1 unplaced_scaffold_1569, whole genome shotgun sequence, the proteins below share one genomic window:
- the LOC135531268 gene encoding UDP-glucuronosyltransferase 2C1-like: protein MHAYVKQLVKMCLPGIFIVTLLTLSIPAVHGGKVLVFPQEGSHWVNMKVIIEALHSRGHSVSVVRPSDSWYIKETSPHYSSITIDIPGGADEEFFRSFVSRLIQIKREGNSAWTRFSLDMELKDGLFKVHRKVCEMIIKMLENKQLMQSIRETKYDLVLTDPVNGGGVVLAHYLNVPLVFNVRWTIGGEGHFVIAPSPLSYVPFPVAELTDKMSFFERVRNFLVYVIRQYMYRQAIRPHYSALVSRYFGPEVDYFSLFQAADLWLMRVDFVFEFPRPTMPNIIYIGGFQCKPAKPLPQELEEFVQSSGVHGVIIMSLGTLIGQLPHDITDEIAVAFAQLPQKVIWRYKGDRPATLGNNTLLVDWMPQNDLLGHPKTRLFVAHGGTNGIFEAIYHGVPIVGLPLVFDQTDNLSRMKVKGVAKVVDLATLDRNIFSQALQEVLDEPSYRTNMQRLSRLHKDVPMEPLDTALFWIEFVMRHKGAAHLRTESYRMPWYSYHSVDVMVFLLTVVLFTLLAFIGIIRCFCCRSCLKMKEE from the coding sequence ATGCATGCTTATGTGAAGCAGCTAGTGAAGATGTGTCTCCCTGGTATCTTCATTGTTACCCTGTTGACCCTCTCTATTCCCGCTGTCCATGGTGGGAAAGTCCTGGTGTTTCCTCAAGAAGGCAGCCACTGGGTCAACATGAAGGTCATTATTGAAGCGCTTCATTCAAGAGGTCACAGTGTGTCAGTAGTACGGCCATCAGACAGCTGGTACATCAAGGAAACCTCCCCTCACTACAGTTCAATCACAATTGATATTCCAGGTGGAGCTGATGAGGAATTCTTTCGCTCATTTGTGTCAAGACTAatacagataaagagagagggaaactCTGCTTGGACTCGTTTTAGTTTGGACATGGAGTTGAAGGACGGGTTATTTAAAGTTCACCGCAAAGTGTGTGAGATGATAATCAAAATGTTAGAGAATAAACAGTTAATGCAGTCTATTAGAGAAACCAAGTATGACTTAGTTCTGACAGACCCAGTAAATGGGGGAGGCGTTGTGCTGGCGCACTATTTAAATGTGCCACTTGTTTTCAATGTTAGATGGACTATAGGTGGTGAGGGTCATTTTGTTATTGCTCCCTCTCCACTATCTTATGTTCCATTTCCTGTTGCAGAGTTAACAGACAAGATGAGTTTTTTTGAGCGTGTCCGTAACTTCCTTGTTTATGTCATCAGGCAGTATATGTACAGACAGGCAATTAGACCTCATTATTCCGCTTTGGTTAGTCGTTACTTTGGTCCTGAGGTCGACTACTTCTCATTGTTTCAAGCTGCTGATTTATGGCTCATGAGAGTTGACTTTGTGTTTGAGTTCCCTCGTCCCACCATGCCTAACATTATCTATATTGGAGGGTTCCAATGTAAACCTGCCAAGCCTCTTCCCCAAGAACTAGAGGAGTTTGTTCAGAGTTCTGGGGTGCATGGAGTCATTATCATGTCTTTGGGGACTTTAATTGGGCAGCTTCCACATGATATAACTGATGAGATAGCTGTTGCTTTTGCCCAACTGCCTCAGAAGGTCATCTGGAGGTATAAAGGAGACAGGCCAGCTACTCTGGGTAACAACACCTTACTAGTTGACTGGATGCCTCAGAATGATCTTTTAGGACACCCTAAGACAAGGCTGTTTGTAGCTCACGGAGGAACAAATGGGATTTTCGAGGCTATCTACCACGGTGTTCCAATAGTAGGCCTTCCTCTGGTGTTTGACCAAACTGACAATCTTTCTAGAATGAAAGTGAAGGGTGTAGCAAAGGTTGTGGATTTAGCAACACTAGATAGAAACATCTTCTCCCAGGCCTTACAGGAAGTTCTGGATGAGCCATCCTACAGGACGAACATGCAGAGACTCTCCAGGCTACACAAGGACGTGCCAATGGAACCCCTGGACACTGCCCTCTTCTGGATTGAGTTTGTCATGAGACACAAAGGTGCTGCTCACCTGCGTACAGAGTCCTACAGAATGCCCTGGTACTCGTACCACTCTGTAGATGTAATGGTCTTTTTACTGACTGTTGTGTTATTTACTCTGCTGGCTTTCATTGGCATTATCAGATGTTTCTGTTGCAGGTCATGTTTGAAAATGAAAGAGGAATGA
- the LOC135531270 gene encoding neuronal acetylcholine receptor subunit alpha-5-like — protein MKLRWNTDDYLGITTIRVPSDSIWIPDIVLYDNADGRFEGSVTKAVVKYDGTITWTQPANYKSACIIDVTFFPFDLQNCSMKFGSWTYDGSQVDILLEDFHVDKRDYFDSGEWDIVKATGSRGLRMDGPCHFPFITYSFIIRRLPLFYTLFLIIPCIGLSFLTILVFYLPSNGGEKISLCTSVLVSLTVFLLVIEEIIPSSSKVIPLIGEYLVFTMIFVTLSIVITVFTINIHHRSTSMHQGMAPWVRRIFLHRLPKLLCMRSHVDRYATPGGARAGLAGREGAGLAGREGAGLAGREGTVGGIMKSTPHLSPTNNLQAALDSIRYITMHVVKENEVREVVQDWKFVAQVLDRVFLWTFLLVSVLGSALLFIPVIYKWAKIIVPNHAGGSG, from the exons ATGAAGCTACGCTGGAACACTGATGACTACCTGGGCATCACTACCATCAGAGTCCCATCGGACTCCATCTGGATCCCAGACATTGTGCTCTATGACAA TGCCGATGGACGTTTTGAGGGCTCTGTCACCAAGGCTGTTGTCAAGTATGATGGCACCATCACCTGGACACAGCCCGCTAACTACAAGTCAGCCTGCATCATCGATGTCACCTTCTTCCCCTTTGATCTGCAGAACTGCTCCATGAAGTTTGGCTCCTGGACCTATGATGGCTCACAG GTTGACATCCTCCTGGAGGACTTTCATGTGGATAAGAGGGACTACTTTGACAGTGGCGAATGGGATATAGTGAAAGCAACAGGCAGCCGTGGTCTGAGGATGGACGGTCCCTGCCACTTCCCCTTCATCACCTACTCCTTCATCATCCGCAGACTGCCGCTCTTCTACACCCTCTTCCTTATTATCCCTTGTATCGGCCTTTCCTTCCTCACCATCCTGGTCTTCTACCTGCCCTCCAATGGCGGGGAGAAGATCTCCCTGTGCACCTCTGTGCTGGTGTCCCTCACAGTCTTCCTTCTCGTGATCGAGGAGATAATTCCGTCCTCCTCCAAGGTCATCCCTCTGATTGGGGAGTACCTGGTGTTCACCATGATCTTTGTCACGCTCTCCATTGTCATCACCGTCTTTACCATCAACATCCACCACCGCTCCACGTCCATGCACCAAGGCATGGCACCCTGGGTGCGTCGTATCTTCCTGCACAGGCTGCCTAAGCTGCTGTGTATGCGCAGCCACGTGGACCGCTATGCTACCCCCGGTGGGGCCAGAGCAGGActtgcagggagagagggggcaggactggcagggagagagggggcaggactggcagggagagaggggacagtagGGGGCATTATGAAGTCCACGCCTCATCTCTCCCCCACGAATAACCTGCAGGCTGCTTTGGACTCTATCCGTTACATCACCATGCATGTGGTCAAGGAGAACGAGGTCAGAGAG gtggtgCAGGATTGGAAGTTTGTGGCTCAGGTTCTGGATCGTGTGTTCCTGTGGACCTTCCTCctggtctcagtactgggctctgctctgctcttcatCCCTGTCATCTACAAATGGGCAAAGATCATCGTCCCCAACCATGCAGGCGGCAGTGGATAA